A single window of Aspergillus puulaauensis MK2 DNA, chromosome 5, nearly complete sequence DNA harbors:
- a CDS encoding uncharacterized protein (COG:S;~EggNog:ENOG410PV8B;~antiSMASH:Cluster_5.5): MGESRESYRKDFNAVSSKTEEICTDLAFTTTHPPDVSQRSRIVAVCGITDYDNLADPELDGWLFSDFYLFHYLSNPLHFRTSSQIWLTCVDPAHLVAKYGEYAHGDPRNERRIVLEEALLPDIRRAGNIRFVDRLVLLESFVKTVEEQAREAKKNDEHLMIFIFGHAQYGEYGVYIGGANPESDHSVLKVRRLREAIPQGLNTTLLLTSCYSGGWLVHPDVNYNHRLNVPGISASDPNEETLSWYMSDSVGRASGSTIAAAILSQLIDIEENENAEDDPSSHPTYIDFATSIYDKAITFDTFLKDQNVHFSAQVDDWEAHWKSRTGIPLARLKERWECLRQIPPSGTKSTGEEHSLANRQTGSLQRDLHRFAVEYLNARPGRNNVPPNHTLYARLSNFFKGVPVSCTTETVQGLLNKVVYRLNMMADADEYVKAMGFKYPSCLGFSVEDHELSDSQKKSRHAALDYMIRVKLFPRMPRADFPHFTKPENYLAIVLIENCKSEADMKQRVDRALCWKQVRDTTVLPHVQAGKIVNDHHVCANLHACVSALRDIGHRIHVKTNLLAPSHRGYSAESH; this comes from the exons ATGGGAGAGAGCCGAGAATCCTATAGGAAGGATTTCAATGCGGTTAGCAGCAAAACAGAAGAAATCTGTACAGATCTCGCTTTTACAACCACCCACCCTCCCGATGTCTCGCAAAGGAGCCGCATTGTAGCTGTCTGCGGTATCACCGACTATGACAACCTTGCGGACCCGGAGCTTGATGGATGGCTCTTTAGCGACTTCTATCTGTTTCACTATCTATCCAACCCCCTTC ACTTCCGCACTTCATCCCAAATATGGCTGACATGTGTCGACCCAGCGCATCTGGTGGCCAAATATGGTGAATATGCTCACGGCGACCCCCGAAACGAGCGCCGAATTGTCCTCGAGGAAGCGCTTTTGCCAGATATTCGCCGGGCTGGAAATATCCGCTTCGTGGATAGACTTGTCTTACTGGAAAGTTTTGTGAAGACGGTCGAAGAGCAAGCTAGAGAGGCTAAAAAGAATGATGAACATCTAATGATTTTCATTTTCGGCCACGCTCAGTACGGTGAGTATGGAGTCTATATCGGCGGTGCAAACCCCGAGTCAGACCATTCTGTGCTGAAGGTTCGGAGATTAAGGGAAGCTATACCACAGGGGCTGAATACGACTCTCCTTCTGACTTCATGCTATTCGGGAGGCTGGTTAGTTCACCCAGATGTGAACTACAATCACAGATTGAATGTGCCTGGAATTTCAGCATCGGACCCGAATGAGGAAACCCTGTCCTGGTACATGAGTGACAGCGTCGGCCGCGCATCTGGAAGCACAATCGCTGCTGCAATACTCAGTCAGTTGATAGACATTGAGGAGAACGAAAATGCGGAGGATGATCCAAGCTCCCATCCAACCTATATCGACTTTGCCACATCAATCTATGACAAAGCGATTACCTTTGACACATTTTTAAAGGATCAAAATGTGCATTTCTCTGCACAAGTCGACGACTGGGAAGCGCATTGGAAGTCGCGAACAGGGATTCCACTTGCAAGACTAAAGGAACGGTGGGAATGCCTGCGGCAGATCCCGCCAAGCGGGACCAAGTCTACTGGTGAGGAACACTCTTTGGCGAACCGACAGACGGGCTCTCTTCAGCGAGATCTTCATCGTTTTGCAGTAGAGTATTTGAATGCAAGGCCGGGTCGGAATAACGTGCCGCCCAACCATACTTTATATGCGCGCCTGAGCAACTTCTTCAAAGGGGTCCCTGTGTCGTGCACGACAGAGACAGTCCAAGGCTTGCTGAACAAGGTAGTATACAGGTTGAACATGATGGCGGATGCGGACGAATACGTCAAGGCGATGGGCTTCAAGTACCCGTCGTGCCTAGGCTTCTCTGTCGAAGATCACGAACTCAGTGACTCGCAGAAGAAAAGTAGACATGCGGCTCTGGACTATATGATCCGGGTGAAACTGTTCCCACGCATGCCACGTGCCGATTTTCCGCATTTTACAAAACCAGAGAATTATCTAGCGATTGTCCTTATTGAAAACTGCAAATCAGAAGCTGATATGAAGCAACGAGTGGATAGGGCTTTGTGTT GGAAACAAGTGAGAGATACCACCGTTCTCCCACATGTCCAAGCCGGCAAGATCGTAAACGACCATCATGTCTGTGCTAATCTCCACGCATGTGTTTCAGCGCTCAGAGATATAGGCCACAGGATACACGTGAAGACGAACTTGTTGGCGCCTAGTCATCGAGGGTATTCGGCCGAAAGCCATTGA
- the nrps6 gene encoding putative nonribosomal peptide synthase (COG:I;~EggNog:ENOG410PH4X;~InterPro:IPR000873,IPR020845,IPR009081,IPR036736, IPR010071,IPR042099,IPR023213,IPR001242;~PFAM:PF00501,PF00668,PF00550;~SMCOG1002:AMP-dependent synthetase and ligase;~antiSMASH:Cluster_5.5;~go_function: GO:0003824 - catalytic activity [Evidence IEA]) gives MNSTTTSILNIKSATDIPTSELNQIQKWNSRIGLESVERCVHDVIAEKTQTAPSAEAIAAWDGTLTYSQLDALSTTLASRLVELGHSQEKFIGLLFDKSKWTAVSILAVMKAGAAFFLIDSSLPDQRIRRMCEIAQASVIVTSSSLSTRAGQLERPILVAEHESQRTITTLASLPTVSPRDAVYVAFTSGSTGDPKCVVNIHTAATSGIGPYSRRMGLTQESRMFQFSSYSFVISILDHLGALMNGACLCVPSAEQVQNSLASAIAELNANWVEITPSVARGLEPRGVQTLRTVVLVGEAATPSDLDMWRGSVDLKMCYGQTENCLGALVDNKTETSSASDMGYPWAAHCWVVNSNSDDLVPIGAEGELWLEGPSLARGYYNNAEQTAAVFIENPIWMQKIRPGERARFLRTGDLVRYQPESGMLQYVGRGGTQVKLRGQRIELADVESHLKKQFPEADAAIAEVVNPSQDDNGALLVAFILVGHATVSGDAAADALFADTTAEFSAQSQNALAQLRDTLPKYMVPTTVVPLETLPLTASGKLDRKLLRSKACELGLKLQTYHILTEEKAHRPARTENEVLIRDMCAGLLRSATEDINMDASFFELGGNSINAMWLVSRAREAGFVFTSANVFQQTSLAELAGKHGGVSSARDIGVETPSELPLTDAQKEELMKFIPPIIDPPNVSDFFPCSHGQQWQLSRHKGGGFVFRFSGPLQVDRLQTACRRLVQTHSSLRSLFTSHDGRFIQVVLKDIDDFPFTIRHSTNSTQDPLSFAQDLCAADLTVDPYVLPLQFTLIPDSSGQEHVLILRLSHGQYDGICQQTFISDLCSFYQNPSDPGVAPTNFAYYPHELARQQTPDELPFWQKLLEGSKITRLPTPQTPSGKAISLHSNTTIPIPDKPLPIGVTLATVVKAAWSHVLRKATGSQDIVFAQFVAARDLENIPQGHRLVVFCVNHCPVRVDYSGSSGKPIKTVLDLLQALQAQHTQTIPFKASQWDYLVSNSTDWPQGSEPQSIHVHLNFDIEKEVDLGGGLRCELVDHLSIEPPLDAIRVFSEPKKGDTELKIELISSTMVVEEGRLEVLMGELGRTFSDFMANPERILG, from the exons ATGAATTCGACCACCACTTCAATTTTGAATATCAAGTCTGCTACCGATATACCCACCAGTGAGCTCAACCAGATCCAAAAATGGAACTCTCGCATTGGGCTGGAAAGCGTTGAACGCTGCGTACACGATGTAATCGCAGAGAAGACTCAGACAGCCCCATCAGCAGAAGCGATTGCCGCCTGGGATGGCACTTTAACGTATTCCCAACTCGATGCTCTATCGACGACCCTGGCGAGCCGTCTAGTTGAGCTTGGCCACAGCCAGGAGAAATTCATCGGCTTGCTGTTTGATAAGTCCAAGTGGACTGCTGTTTCTATTCTTGCTGTCATGAAAGCCGGAGCTGCGTTCTTTCTTATCGATTCATCTTTACCTGACCAGCGCATCAGACGTATGTGTGAGATTGCCCAAGCTTCGGTCATCGTAACCTCGTCGAGTCTGTCTACGCGAGCGGGTCAGCTTGAGCGGCCCATACTGGTAGCTGAACATGAATCCCAAAGAACTATAACAACATTAGCTTCTCTGCCAACTGTCAGCCCTAGAGACGCAGTTTATGTAGCATTCACTTCCGGGTCAACTGGGGATCCCAAATGT GTCGTCAACATTCACACAGCCGCTACAAGCGGAATAGGGCCATACTCTCGCCGCATGGGGTTAACCCAGGAAAGCCGGATGTTTCAATTCTCATCTTACTCTTTCGTCATCAGCATCCTGGACCACCTGGGCGCGTTGATGAACGGCGCTTGCCTGTGTGTTCCATCCGCCGAGCAAGTCCAAAACAGCCTCGCCAGCGCTATAGCCGAATTGAATGCCAACTGGGTCGAGATCACGCCCTCTGTGGCTCGCGGCCTTGAACCACGGGGAGTACAGACGTTACGCACGGTCGTTCTGGTAGGCGAGGCAGCCACCCCGTCGGATCTAGACATGTGGAGGGGCAGCGTAGATCTAAAAATGTGTTATGGACAGACCGAAAATTGCTTGGGTGCGTTGGTTGATAACAAGACGGAGACTTCGAGTGCAAGCGATATGGGGTATCCGTGGGCAGCGCATTGCTGGGTTGTTAACTCTAACTCTGATGACCTCGTTCCCATCGGAGCTGAAGGGGAGCTTTGGCTCGAGGGGCCATCCCTCGCGAGAGGGTATTATAACAATGCCGAGCAGACAGCAGCTGTGTTCATTGAAAACCCTATCTGGATGCAGAAGATCCGGCCAGGCGAGAGAGCTCGGTTTCTAAGAACTGGAGACCTGGTTCGGTATCAGCCTGAGTCAGGGATGCTGCAATATGTGGGCCGCGGGGGGACCCAGGTTAAGCTGCGAGGACAGCGGATTGAACTGGCAGATGTGGAGAGTCATCTGAAAAAGCAGTTCCCAGAGGCAGATGCAGCAATAGCCGAGGTTGTGAATCCCAGCCAAGATGATAACGGTGCTCTCCTGGTTGCGTTTATCCTGGTGGGCCATGCAACGGTGTCTGgtgatgccgccgccgatgcaCTCTTCGCGGATACAACTGCTGAGTTTTCTGCGCAGAGCCAAAATGCCCTGGCTCAACTACGAGATACTCTACCCAAGTATATGGTCCCAACAACCGTTGTACCTTTGGAGACTCTACCCTTGACAGCGTCGGGGAAGCTGGACCGAAAACTGTTGCGCAGCAAGGCTTGCGAATTAGGGCTCAAGCTGCAGACGTACCACATCCTAACAGAGGAAAAAGctcatcgcccagcgcgCACGGAGAATGAGGTTCTGATTCGGGATATGTGCGCCGGCCTTCTGCGCTCGGCTACAGAGGACATCAACATGGATGCTTCCTTTTTCGAACTTGGCGGCAATTCAATCAACGCTATGTGGCTGGTTAGTCGTGCCCGTGAAGCAGGCTTTGTCTTTACATCAGCAAATGTGTTCCAGCAGACGTCTTTGGCAGAATTAGCTGGCAAACACGGGGGTGTTAGCTCTGCGAGGGACATTGGCGTTGAGACTCCGAGCGAGCTCCCCCTAACCGACGCCCAAAAGGAAGAGCTCATGAAGTTCATTCCTCCTATCATTGACCCACCCAATGTCTCTGACTTTTTCCCATGCAGTCATGGgcagcaatggcagcttAGCCGTCACAAAGGTGGCGGCTTTGTGTTTCGCTTCTCTGGGCCACTCCAGGTTGACCGTCTTCAAACTGCATGTCGCCGTCTGGTTCAGACGCACTCTTCACTAAGATCCCTTTTCACTTCGCATGATGGAAGATTCATCCAAGTTGTCTTGAAGGATATCGATGATTTCCCATTCACAATCCGGCACAGCACTAACTCGACGCAAGACCCTCTATCATTTGCACAAGACCTGTGCGCCGCCGATCTTACCGTTGATCCATATGTCCTCCCACTACAGTTCACTCTAATTCCAGACTCCTCAGGACAGGAGcatgtcctcatcctccgactTTCACACGGCCAATACGACGGCATCTGTCAGCAAACATTCATCTCCGATCTATGCTCTTTCTATCAAAACCCCTCTGACCCAGGGGTGGCCCCAACAAACTTCGCCTATTACCCGCACGAACTCGCGCGCCAGCAGACGCCAGATGAATTGCCCTTCTGGCAGAAACTCCTCGAGGGCTCAAAGATAACTAGGCTGCCAACCCCTCAAACCCCCAGCGGGAAGGCCATTTCGCTCCACAGCAACACAACCATACCAATCCCGGATAAACCCCTGCCCATCGGAGTGACGCTCGCCACGGTCGTGAAAGCTGCGTGGTCTCATGTCCTCCGCAAAGCAACAGGGAGCCAAGACATCGTATTCGCCCAGTTCGTCGCCGCCAGAGACCTGGAGAACATCCCGCAGGGCCATCGACTAGTCGTGTTTTGTGTGAATCATTGCCCAGTCCGCGTCGATTAcagcggcagcagcggcaagcCCATCAAGACAGTTCTAGACCTTCTTCAGGCTCTCCAAGCTCAGCATACGCAGACTATCCCGTTCAAGGCTTCCCAATGGGACTATCTCGTTTCGAACAGCACGGACTGGCCACAAGGCAGTGAGCCGCAGAGTATACACGTACACCTGAACTTCGATATTGAGAAAGAAGTTGATCTAGGCGGGGGCTTGCGGTGTGAGCTGGTTGACCACCTCAGTATCGAGCCTCCGTTGGATGCCATTAGAGTCTTTTCGGAGCCTAAGAAGGGAGATACTGAGTTGAAGATTGAGTTGATTTCTTCGACGATGGTTGTAGAAGAGGGTAGACTGGAGGTTCTGATGGGGGAGCTGGGGAGGACTTTTTCTGATTTTATGGCCAATCCAGAAAGGATTTTGGGATAG
- the FAH12 gene encoding oleate delta-12 desaturase odeA (COG:I;~EggNog:ENOG410PGFX;~InterPro:IPR005804;~PFAM:PF00487;~TransMembrane:4 (i95-114o126-147i292-314o320-340i);~antiSMASH:Cluster_5.5;~go_process: GO:0006629 - lipid metabolic process [Evidence IEA]): MSSTAVPKRVALHRNTTTDSSVPSSVSVSPLESPRQSPSSTSLSSMASDAEKVDNGKMLDTYGNEFKIPDYTIKDIRDAIPAHCFNRSAVTSLYYVFRDISVLASVFYVFHNYVTPETVPSYPARVLLWGFYTIVQGLYGTGLWVLAHECGHQAFSPSKTLNDTVGWICHSALLVPYFSWKISHGKHHKATGNLARDMVFVPKTREVYASRISKTIYDLNELMEETPIASATHIVLQQLFGWPLYLITNVTGHNNHERQPEGRGKGKKNGYFGGVNHFNPSSPLYEAKDAKLILLSDLGLAITGSVLYFVGSTYGWMNLLVWYGIPYLWINHWLVAITYLQHTDPTLPHYQPESWNFARGAAATIDREFGFIGRNILHGIIETHVLHHYVSTIPFYNADEASEAIKKVMGSHYRTDAHTGPLGFFKAMWNSARVCQWVEPSEGTKGENAGVLFYRNTNGVGVPPVKLQK, encoded by the coding sequence ATGTCGTCTACCGCCGTCCCCAAGCGCGTTGCGCTTCATCGCAACACTACCACCGACTCTTCGGTTCCCAGCTCCGTCTCTGTCTCCCCGCTGGAGTCCCCTCGCCAGTCTCCTTCGTCGACCTCGCTTTCGTCAATGGCCTCGGACGCTGAGAAGGTGGACAATGGCAAGATGCTGGATACCTATGGCAATGAGTTCAAGATCCCCGATTACACGATCAAGGACATCCGTGATGCTATCCCTGCCCACTGCTTCAATCGCTCCGCCGTGACCAGCTTGTACTATGTCTTCCGAGATATCTCTGTACTTGCCTCCGTCTTTTATGTCTTCCACAACTATGTCACTCCCGAGACCGTCCCCTCGTACCCGGCGCGTGTTCTGCTGTGGGGGTTCTATACCATCGTCCAGGGTCTGTACGGTACCGGTCTGTGGGTTCTGGCCCACGAGTGCGGTCACCAggctttctctccttccaaGACTCTGAACGACACCGTTGGATGGATCTGCCACTCTGCTCTGTTGGTGCCCTACTTCTCATGGAAGATCTCGCACGGCAAGCACCACAAGGCCACCGGTAACCTCGCCCGTGACATGGTTTTCGTTCCCAAGACCCGTGAGGTGTACGCCTCTCGCATCTCGAAGACCATCTATGACCTGAACGAGCTGATGGAGGAGACCCCCATTGCCTCTGCCACCCACATTGTTCTGCAGCAACTGTTCGGCTGGCCCCTCTACCTTATCACCAACGTTACCGGCCACAACAACCACGAGCGCCAGCCAGAGGGACGtggcaagggcaagaagaacGGCTACTTTGGCGGTGTCAACCACTTCAACCCGTCTAGCCCTCTGTACGAGGCCAAGGATGCTAAGCTCATCCTTCTGAGTGACCTCGGTCTTGCCATTACCGGATCTGTCCTGTACTTTGTCGGCTCCACGTACGGCTGGATGAACCTGCTTGTGTGGTACGGTATTCCTTACCTCTGGATTAACCACTGGCTGGTTGCCATTACCTACCTCCAGCACACCGACCCTACTCTCCCCCACTACCAGCCCGAGTCATGGAACTTTGCTCGTGGCGCTGCCGCCACCATTGACCGCGAGTTCGGTTTCATTGGCCGCAACATCCTGCACGGCATTATCGAGACTCACGTCCTCCACCACTACGTGAGCACCATCCCTTTCTACAACGCCGACGAAGCCAGCGAGGCCATCAAGAAGGTCATGGGCTCCCACTACCGGACTGACGCCCACACCGGTCCTCTTGGTTTCTTCAAGGCCATGTGGAACAGCGCTCGTGTCTGCCAATGGGTCGAACCCTCTGAGGGAACCAAGGGCGAGAACGCCGGCGTCCTCTTCTACCGCAACACCAACGGTGTCGGTGTTCCCCCCGTGAAGCTCCAAAAATAA